The Setaria italica strain Yugu1 chromosome IX, Setaria_italica_v2.0, whole genome shotgun sequence genome has a window encoding:
- the LOC101756068 gene encoding uncharacterized protein LOC101756068, which translates to MAQCLRGKAAAAAAAGVSAPWRRAASASYHHTIQAVPRETSGPRAAARERRHGRVPAVLLTLAGASPGNGVAHRKLLTAERKQLVEMVKQSPYFLSTPVRLQVRAGERSNAVVHSGTVLPIKVHRDESTGHILNLVMVQADEGTMLKVNLPVEFKGESACPGLKKGGFLQKIRTSLVYLCPAEHIPPKIEVDLANLDVGDRVLMHNIPVHPSLKLLSKNETMPVCKILASKPVESETMQDLKS; encoded by the exons ATGGCGCAGTGTCTCCGcggcaaggccgccgccgccgccgccgccggggtgtcggcgccgtggcggcgggcggcctcgGCGTCGTACCACCACACGATCCAGGCGGTGCCGCGGGAGACGTcggggccgcgcgccgcggcgcgggagcgccgccacggccgcgtcccGGCGGTCCTGCTCACGCTCGCGGGCGCCTCGCCCGGGAACGGGGTCGCCCACCGGAAGCTCCTCACCGCCGAAAGGAAGCAGCTCGTGGAGATGGTCAAGCAGTCGCCCTACTTCCTCTCCACACCCGTCCGCCTCCAGGTCCGCGCGGGCGAACGATCCAACGCCGTCGTGCACTCCGGCACCGTCCTCCCCATCAAG GTGCATAGAGATGAGAGTACCGGGCATATATTGAACTTGGTAATGGTTCAGGCAGATGAGGGAACAATGCTGAAGGTGAATTTGCCTGTTGAGTTCAAGGGGGAGAGTGCTTGCCCTGGGTTGAAGAAAG GAGGCTTTTTGCAGAAAATAAGGACCAGCCTGGTGTATCTCTGCCCAGCTGAGCACATCCCTCCAAAGATTGAGGTGGACCTGGCGAATCTCGATGTCGGAGATAGGGTATTAATGCATAACATTCCCGTCCATCCATCGCTCAAGTTGCTGAGTAAAAACGAGACCATGCCGGTATGCAAGATCTTGGCCTCAAAGCCAGTTGAGTCGGAAACGATGCAAGATTTGAAGAGTTGA
- the LOC101756470 gene encoding LOB domain-containing protein 6, translated as MSSSSSPCAACKLLRRKCTQGCVFAPYFPPDNPAKFANVHRVFGASNVSKLLNELPQAQREDAVNSLAYEAEARLRDPVYGCVSYISVLQLRIKQARDELAAARKELASYIGPAAFAPFVAPPQYHHHQYAGVPLASGAGMGLGVGVAPQHGHGHPQQQIMVQHQQHLHHHQQMAEAQQLAATVEVAREQELMMRQAAAYAHAVPGSSAGATVAVVPPDAVPYEGGFLFQQQQQPPPSQAQTAVALTYQMEQSPPPSSSGQSHPEVSHQQNTDGSDEGSGGGGVPPA; from the coding sequence atgTCGTCGTCCAGCTCGCCGTGCGCGGCGTGCAAGCTGCTGCGGCGCAAGTGCACGCAGGGGTGCGTCTTCGCGCCCTACTTCCCGCCGGACAACCCGGCCAAGTTCGCCAACGTGCACCGCGTCTTCGGCGCCAGCAACGTCTCCAAGCTCCTCAACGAGCTCCCGCAGGCGCAGCGGGAGGACGCCGTCAACTCGCTCGCGTACGAGGCCGAGGCGCGCCTCCGCGACCCCGTCTACGGCTGCGTCTCCTACATCTCCGTCCTGCAGCTCAGGATCAAGCAGGCGCgcgacgagctcgccgccgcgcgcaagGAGCTGGCCAGCTACAtcggccccgccgccttcgCGCCCTTCGTCGCCCCGCCGcagtaccaccaccaccagtacGCCGGCGTGCCCCTCGCCTCCGGCGCCGGGATGgggctcggcgtcggcgtcgcgccGCAGCACGGGCACGGGCACCCGCAGCAGCAGATCATGGtgcagcaccagcagcacctccaccaccaccagcagatGGCGGAGGCGCAGCAGCTCGCCGCGACCGTGGAGGTCGCCAGGGAGCAGGAACTTATGATGAGGCAGGCCGCGGCCTACGCGCACGCCGTGCCCGggagcagcgccggcgccaCGGTCGCCGTCGTGCCGCCCGACGCGGTGCCGTACGAGGGCGGTTTCCtcttccagcagcagcagcaaccgccgccgtcgcaggcGCAGACGGCCGTCGCGCTCACGTACCAGATGGAGCAGtccccgccgccatcgtcgtcggGCCAGTCGCATCCTGAAGTGTCGCACCAGCAGAATACGGACGGAAGCGACgagggcagcggtggcggcggcgtgccgccAGCCTGA